One Camelus bactrianus isolate YW-2024 breed Bactrian camel chromosome 14, ASM4877302v1, whole genome shotgun sequence genomic region harbors:
- the MTIF3 gene encoding LOW QUALITY PROTEIN: translation initiation factor IF-3, mitochondrial (The sequence of the model RefSeq protein was modified relative to this genomic sequence to represent the inferred CDS: deleted 1 base in 1 codon) translates to MAALFLKRLTLQITKTENNCIRSCWGKYVVQKMAPAQPSPIASAPRPSCLTYAKAFSTEDTRDEQKKKKKDDTAFSNIGRKISERIIHVLDEQGNDLGHMHRATVIRLMDERDLRLVRRDPGAEPPKYQLLTGAQIHHERLRLRELEKAKPRPRPTLTKELTFSSNIGQRDLDTKTKQIQQWIEKNYRVQITVKKGKSAEEPESKTEDIFNQILQTMPGRATFSSKPQPIRGGKAVMCVLRPLSRRKRQCLQQLRGPQEETL, encoded by the exons ATGGCTGCTCTTTTTCTAAAGAGGTTAACATTACAAATCACAAAGACTGAAAATAACTGCATTAGAAGCTGTTGGGGTAAATATGTCGTACAAAAGATGGCCCCAGCACAGCCGTCCCCTATTGCTTCTGCCCCGAGACCGTCCTGCCTAACTTACGCAAAAGCCTTTAGTACGGAAGACACTCGAgatgaacaaaaaaagaaaaaaaaggatgacACAGCTTTCAGTAACATTGGCAGGAAAATCAGTGAGCGCATTATTCACGTGCTGGACGAGCAGGGCAACGACCTGGGCCACATGCACCGGGCGACTGTCATCCGGCTGATGGACGAGCGGGACCTGCGGTTGGTGCGGAGGGACCCTGGTGCTGAGCCCCCGAAGTACCAGCTCCTGACGGGCGCGCAGATCCACCACGAGCGGCTCCGGCTGCGGGAGCTGGAGAAGGCCAAGCCCAGACCCA ggCCCACTCTGACAAAGGAGCTGACCTTTTCTTCAAATATTGGACAACGTGATTTGGACACAAAGACTAAACAGATTCAGCAGTGGATCGAGAAAAACTACAGAGTTCAGATTACCGTGAAGAAAGGGAAGAGTGCGGAAGAGCCTGAAAGCAAAACG GAGGACATATTTAATCAGATACTCCAGACCATGCCTGGAAGAGCTACCTTCTCATCCAAGCCACAGCCTATCAGAGGGGGAAAGGCTGTGATGTGTGTTCTCCGTCCCTTGagcaga aggaagagacagTGTCTACAGCAGCTCAGGGGGCCCCAAGAGGAGACCCTTTGA